In Candidatus Blochmannia vicinus, one DNA window encodes the following:
- a CDS encoding TusE/DsrC/DsvC family sulfur relay protein, with protein MQSNKRYINEQGYLIRIEDWNEDIAIYLAKLEDITLNTIHWEIIYFVRKFYMEFNALPKIRILINAIALKYGKEKGNSQFLVRLFPKGSVAQKIAKISGLPKPVKCL; from the coding sequence ATGCAGTCAAATAAACGCTACATCAACGAACAAGGCTATTTAATACGTATTGAAGATTGGAATGAAGACATTGCGATTTATCTAGCTAAATTAGAAGACATTACACTGAATACCATACATTGGGAAATTATATATTTCGTACGTAAATTCTACATGGAATTTAACGCGTTACCAAAAATCAGAATATTAATTAATGCCATAGCACTTAAATATGGTAAAGAAAAAGGAAATAGCCAATTTCTTGTTAGACTATTTCCAAAAGGATCTGTAGCGCAAAAAATTGCAAAAATTTCAGGACTACCTAAACCTGTTAAATGCTTATAA
- the lpxL gene encoding LpxL/LpxP family Kdo(2)-lipid IV(A) lauroyl/palmitoleoyl acyltransferase — MKKLPVFNYSFLHPRFWLIWLGIGTLYILVLLPYPTIHYLGTRIGRITKYFMLNRMRIIRRNLELCFPNLPNQEQKDLFNKNCESIGMGIFETGMAWFWSEHRIKRWFKINGLKNIIQAQQKNKGILLIGMHFFTLELGARILGIINPGIGVYRPNNNPLLNWLQTKGRLRSNKMMLDRANIKGMIKALKNGEIVWYAPDHDYGYKNSVFVPLFAVSNAASTIGTYILTKIAKPAIVPFVARRLPNVIGYELLILPNKQDEIPIETNIDMIKYINKVVEQVILLAPDQYMWLHRRFKTRPPGEPSLY, encoded by the coding sequence ATGAAAAAACTTCCAGTTTTTAATTATTCTTTTTTGCACCCACGATTTTGGTTGATTTGGTTAGGAATAGGAACATTATATATTTTAGTACTACTCCCCTATCCTACAATACACTATCTTGGTACTAGAATTGGTCGTATCACAAAATATTTTATGCTAAATCGCATGCGTATAATTCGCCGAAATTTAGAGCTCTGTTTTCCTAATTTACCAAATCAAGAGCAAAAAGACTTATTCAATAAAAATTGTGAATCAATAGGTATGGGGATATTTGAAACTGGAATGGCTTGGTTTTGGTCAGAACATAGAATTAAACGTTGGTTTAAAATTAATGGACTAAAAAATATAATACAAGCACAACAAAAAAATAAAGGTATACTATTAATTGGAATGCATTTTTTTACCTTAGAATTAGGCGCTCGAATTTTGGGCATAATCAATCCAGGTATTGGTGTCTATCGTCCTAACAATAATCCATTATTAAATTGGTTACAAACCAAGGGGAGATTAAGATCTAATAAAATGATGTTAGATCGTGCTAATATTAAAGGCATGATTAAAGCTTTAAAAAATGGTGAAATTGTTTGGTACGCACCAGATCATGATTATGGATATAAAAACAGTGTATTTGTTCCCCTATTTGCAGTATCAAATGCTGCAAGTACAATCGGAACCTATATACTCACAAAAATAGCTAAACCAGCAATCGTTCCTTTTGTAGCACGTAGGTTACCTAATGTTATTGGATATGAATTATTGATTTTACCAAACAAACAAGATGAAATACCTATAGAAACAAATATTGACATGATCAAATATATTAATAAAGTCGTCGAACAAGTAATCCTATTAGCCCCTGATCAATATATGTGGTTACATCGTAGATTTAAAACCCGCCCACCTGGAGAACCTTCTTTATATTAA
- a CDS encoding L,D-transpeptidase family protein — MRDEYIKRGEILPTIFPAGPNNPMGLYALYLGKNYAIHGTNSNFGIGLRVTRGCIRLRPKDIEFLFKIVPVGTRVQFINEPIKTTVEANGLQYLEIHNPLSHNKEKNNLNTLVCTHLNKKIQSILIDDSNIDYKIVNQALKNRSGIPINITRKLIKTKNKQQS; from the coding sequence ATGCGTGATGAATACATCAAGCGTGGAGAAATCCTGCCTACAATATTTCCAGCAGGACCTAATAACCCAATGGGGCTATATGCTTTGTACTTAGGTAAAAACTATGCAATTCATGGAACTAATAGTAATTTTGGCATTGGACTCAGAGTAACTCGCGGTTGTATTAGATTACGTCCTAAAGATATTGAATTTCTTTTTAAAATTGTACCTGTAGGTACAAGAGTACAATTCATTAATGAACCTATAAAAACTACTGTTGAAGCAAACGGCTTGCAATATCTTGAAATCCATAATCCTTTATCCCATAATAAAGAAAAAAATAATTTAAACACATTAGTGTGTACACATTTAAATAAAAAAATACAATCTATTTTAATTGATGATTCTAATATAGATTATAAAATAGTTAATCAAGCATTAAAAAATCGTTCCGGTATACCAATAAATATTACGCGAAAACTTATCAAAACTAAAAATAAACAACAATCGTAA
- the fabA gene encoding bifunctional 3-hydroxydecanoyl-ACP dehydratase/trans-2-decenoyl-ACP isomerase, with protein MINRRESYTKEDLLASSRGELFGKNGPTLPAPNMLMMDRVIKMTKNGGNYNKGFIEAELDIQSDMWFFNCHFIKDPVMPGCLGLDAMWQLVGFYLGWLGGEGKGRALGVKEVKFTGQILPTSKKVTYLVHFRRIINRKLTMGMADGEVLCDGKIIYTATDLKVGLFKKNTIF; from the coding sequence ATGATTAATAGGCGTGAATCATATACAAAGGAAGATCTATTAGCTTCTAGCAGAGGTGAGCTATTTGGAAAAAATGGACCTACACTGCCAGCTCCCAATATGCTTATGATGGATCGAGTAATAAAAATGACTAAAAATGGAGGAAATTATAATAAAGGATTTATAGAAGCAGAATTAGATATTCAATCAGACATGTGGTTTTTTAATTGTCATTTCATAAAAGACCCAGTTATGCCAGGATGTTTAGGATTAGATGCTATGTGGCAATTAGTGGGGTTCTACCTTGGATGGCTTGGAGGAGAGGGAAAAGGCCGTGCTTTAGGAGTAAAAGAAGTTAAGTTTACTGGTCAAATTTTGCCTACATCTAAAAAAGTTACTTATCTTGTTCATTTCCGAAGAATTATTAACAGAAAACTAACTATGGGTATGGCTGATGGTGAAGTATTATGTGATGGAAAAATAATTTATACCGCAACTGACTTAAAAGTTGGATTATTCAAAAAAAATACAATATTCTGA
- the rne gene encoding ribonuclease E translates to MKRMLINATQQEELRVALVDGQRLYDLDIETVGHEQKKANIYKGKIIRIEPSLEAVFVDYGSERHGFLPIREITREYFLSSSSSYNKFNIKEILYEGQELLVQVDKEERGNKGAALTTFISLAGSYLVLMPNSPKSGGISRRIEGNDRVELKETLSTLDLPEGMSLIIRTAGVGKSIEALEWDLTSLLQHWETIKNTAANQLAPFLIHQDSNVIVRAFRDYLRPDIGEILIDNPKILNLAKEHLISLGRSDFAKKIKSYNGDIPLFSHYQIESQIESAFQREVRLLSGGSIVIDTTEALTAIDINSSRSTKGLDIEDTAFNTNLEATDEIARQLRLRDVAGLIVIDFIDMTSIQHQREIENNLKIAVHQDRARIQIGRISKFGLLELSRQRLSTSLGESSHYICPRCSGTGNIRDNESLSLSILRLIEEEALKNNTYEVHAIVPVVIATYLLNEKRKAISDIEQRQKGVRAIIVPYEHMKTPNYEVRRIRKGEINNKPSYLLATNQNNEAIQSSGETASSIYTYNSEQLQLKTDIVPNLTSAYNNISHYTNYTLQSKSKKSISWFNNIVNYFNKITYSYINNYNNVKQKLLRTIKKYISWIYIKIIYKNKPSQNLNYNYKLNQNSYSTYINNNNNNKKNYNHNIQNKINLSNNEKIKNYLDKKNDNIISLLKFIKNTNKTKFNSDYPNQGLFINKIIKNISEQKYKKKHKQDKDIEHKNLKKINDLEPSIWLKTHQFKYPLNIITNEESAPININHYKKYNNTSHSHIFEKKTTATELNTNLIENIKTINNTIIHYPYVKHHVITRSNKIDHQEEKNNYDYPRFIRRLRRSSRHFRINLKQRLQQQRQAKNDPKKYNNVIK, encoded by the coding sequence ATGAAAAGAATGTTAATTAACGCTACTCAACAAGAAGAGTTACGAGTAGCATTAGTAGATGGACAACGATTATACGACCTAGATATTGAAACAGTAGGTCATGAACAAAAGAAAGCAAATATTTATAAAGGTAAAATTATTCGCATAGAACCTAGTTTAGAAGCAGTATTTGTAGATTATGGATCTGAACGACACGGATTTCTTCCGATAAGAGAAATTACTCGTGAGTATTTTCTTTCTTCATCATCTTCCTATAATAAGTTTAATATTAAAGAAATTTTATACGAAGGACAAGAACTACTTGTACAAGTAGACAAAGAAGAAAGAGGAAATAAAGGTGCTGCACTAACTACTTTTATTAGTTTAGCAGGAAGTTACTTAGTGCTTATGCCAAATAGTCCTAAGTCTGGCGGAATCTCAAGACGCATTGAAGGTAATGATCGTGTAGAATTAAAAGAAACTCTATCTACTTTAGATTTACCTGAAGGAATGAGTTTAATTATTCGAACTGCTGGAGTAGGAAAATCTATTGAAGCATTAGAATGGGATTTAACTTCTCTCTTACAACATTGGGAAACTATTAAAAATACTGCAGCTAATCAATTAGCTCCTTTTTTAATTCATCAAGACAGTAATGTCATCGTACGTGCATTTCGCGATTATTTACGCCCAGATATAGGAGAAATTTTAATTGATAATCCTAAAATCTTAAATTTAGCTAAAGAACACCTAATTTCTTTAGGTCGTTCAGACTTTGCTAAAAAAATAAAATCATATAACGGAGATATTCCTTTATTTAGTCATTATCAAATAGAGTCTCAAATAGAATCAGCATTCCAACGTGAAGTACGGTTATTATCTGGAGGATCCATTGTTATTGATACCACTGAAGCTTTAACAGCAATCGATATTAATTCTTCGCGTTCTACTAAAGGATTAGATATTGAAGATACAGCTTTTAATACTAATTTAGAAGCAACTGATGAAATAGCACGTCAGTTACGTCTTCGTGATGTAGCTGGCTTAATTGTTATAGATTTTATAGATATGACTTCAATTCAACATCAACGAGAAATTGAAAACAACTTAAAAATAGCAGTACATCAAGATCGTGCTCGTATTCAGATAGGGCGTATTTCTAAATTTGGTTTATTAGAATTATCTAGACAACGACTAAGCACATCATTAGGAGAATCAAGTCATTATATTTGTCCGCGTTGTAGTGGCACAGGCAATATTCGTGATAATGAATCTTTATCCTTATCCATTTTACGTTTAATTGAAGAAGAAGCACTAAAAAACAACACCTATGAAGTACACGCTATCGTTCCAGTAGTCATCGCCACGTATTTACTTAATGAAAAACGAAAAGCTATTAGCGATATAGAACAACGACAAAAAGGTGTACGCGCTATTATCGTTCCTTATGAACACATGAAAACTCCAAATTATGAGGTGCGACGTATACGAAAAGGAGAAATAAATAATAAACCAAGTTATTTGTTGGCCACAAACCAAAATAATGAAGCAATTCAATCATCAGGAGAAACAGCCTCTTCAATTTATACTTATAATTCAGAACAATTACAACTAAAAACAGATATCGTTCCAAATTTAACATCTGCTTACAACAACATTTCTCATTATACAAATTATACACTGCAATCTAAATCAAAAAAATCAATTTCATGGTTTAATAACATAGTAAATTACTTTAATAAAATAACTTATTCATATATTAACAATTATAATAATGTAAAACAAAAATTATTAAGAACAATAAAAAAATATATCAGTTGGATATATATTAAAATTATATATAAAAACAAACCATCCCAAAATTTAAATTATAATTATAAATTAAATCAAAATTCTTATTCTACATATATTAATAATAACAACAATAATAAAAAAAATTATAACCACAATATACAAAATAAAATTAACTTAAGTAATAATGAAAAAATAAAAAATTATCTAGATAAAAAAAATGATAACATCATATCTCTATTAAAATTTATTAAAAATACCAACAAGACTAAATTTAATTCTGATTATCCTAATCAAGGATTATTCATTAATAAAATCATAAAAAACATATCTGAACAAAAATATAAAAAAAAGCATAAACAGGATAAGGATATTGAACATAAAAACTTAAAGAAAATAAATGATCTAGAACCTAGTATATGGTTAAAAACACATCAATTTAAATATCCCTTGAATATAATAACAAACGAAGAATCAGCACCTATAAACATAAACCATTACAAAAAATACAACAACACATCACATTCCCATATTTTTGAGAAAAAAACCACGGCTACTGAGTTAAATACTAATCTTATTGAAAACATTAAAACCATTAACAATACCATTATACACTATCCATATGTCAAACATCATGTTATTACGCGCTCTAATAAAATAGATCACCAAGAAGAAAAAAATAACTATGATTATCCACGGTTTATTCGTCGATTACGTCGTTCTTCTCGTCATTTTCGTATAAATCTTAAACAACGCTTACAACAACAACGACAAGCTAAAAATGATCCTAAAAAATACAACAATGTTATTAAATAA
- the rluC gene encoding 23S rRNA pseudouridine(955/2504/2580) synthase RluC: MKEHDIHMHFIIISSNFSGQRIDNFLNTYFKVVPKSMIYRIIRTGAIRINKKRINFQYKLKIGDILRIPPVRRIHSNRFDIKYMKEISFLQNVIIYEDDYLLVLNKPTGIAVHGGSGLKFGIIEGLRALRPKDQFLELVHRLDRETSGVLLVAKKRTALVFLHEQLRVKNIKKEYLALVHGKWDVNVKIISEPLLKKTILFNNKIVYKSTEKEKLSTTHFKIKEQFERIATLLVIKPITGRTHQIRKHTKYSNHPIVGDRIYGDYKSNIQFKQFGFNRLFLHASMLCFMHPSTRKNFCIYAPLDQLFYDCLFFLRKLIMTNSNCSLENIVKNTNNN; this comes from the coding sequence ATGAAAGAACATGATATTCATATGCATTTTATTATAATTTCTTCAAATTTTTCTGGTCAAAGGATTGATAATTTTTTGAATACTTATTTTAAAGTAGTGCCTAAATCTATGATTTATAGAATTATACGAACTGGTGCAATACGTATTAATAAAAAAAGGATTAACTTTCAATATAAATTGAAAATAGGAGATATATTACGGATTCCTCCAGTAAGGAGGATCCATTCAAATAGATTTGATATAAAATATATGAAAGAAATTTCGTTCTTACAGAATGTCATAATTTATGAAGATGATTATTTATTAGTACTTAACAAGCCAACTGGTATTGCTGTACATGGAGGAAGTGGGCTTAAGTTTGGTATAATTGAGGGATTACGAGCATTACGCCCTAAGGATCAGTTTTTAGAATTAGTTCATCGTTTGGATCGAGAGACTTCTGGTGTATTATTAGTAGCTAAAAAACGCACTGCTTTGGTGTTTTTACATGAACAGTTACGTGTAAAAAATATTAAGAAAGAATATTTAGCTTTGGTACATGGAAAATGGGATGTAAATGTAAAGATAATATCTGAGCCATTGTTAAAAAAAACCATTTTATTTAATAATAAGATTGTTTATAAAAGTACAGAAAAGGAAAAATTATCTACGACCCATTTTAAAATTAAAGAACAATTTGAAAGAATAGCAACTTTGCTGGTAATTAAACCTATTACCGGACGTACACATCAAATTAGGAAACATACTAAATATTCAAATCATCCTATTGTAGGGGATAGGATATATGGTGATTACAAATCTAATATTCAATTTAAACAATTTGGATTTAATCGATTATTTTTGCATGCTTCTATGTTGTGTTTTATGCATCCAAGTACGAGAAAAAATTTCTGTATATATGCACCATTGGATCAACTATTTTATGATTGCTTATTTTTTTTGAGAAAATTAATTATGACTAATTCTAATTGTTCATTAGAAAATATTGTAAAAAATACAAATAATAATTAA
- the hspQ gene encoding heat shock protein HspQ, with translation MITSKFGIGQQVRHKLLGYLGVVIDIDPEYSLEKPTLDEITKNDTLRKSPWYHVVMEDENGKPIHTYLAEVQLGYENSHIHPEQSTLDELSASIRLQLQTPRLRN, from the coding sequence ATGATAACTAGTAAATTTGGAATTGGACAACAAGTTCGACATAAGTTGTTAGGATATTTAGGAGTAGTCATAGATATAGATCCAGAATATTCTCTTGAAAAACCAACTTTAGATGAAATTACAAAAAATGACACTTTACGTAAATCTCCGTGGTATCATGTTGTGATGGAAGATGAAAACGGAAAACCTATACACACTTATTTAGCAGAAGTGCAATTAGGATACGAAAATTCCCATATACATCCAGAACAAAGCACTTTAGATGAACTTTCTGCATCCATTCGTTTGCAACTTCAAACACCCAGACTAAGAAATTAA
- the pgsA gene encoding CDP-diacylglycerol--glycerol-3-phosphate 3-phosphatidyltransferase, with the protein MDFINIPTYLTLFRVVVAPLFTILFYLPMSWAPMVCTVTFFVAAVTDWFDGFLARRWKQTTSFGKFLDPVADKVMIIAALILIAEHFHVWWITLPASSIIIREIIILALREWVAGIGSSNGIEVSWISKIKTCIQMLALTALLWSPYEWIVITGIIALYISVLLAFWSMCAYLYYAWHNLCSC; encoded by the coding sequence ATGGATTTTATTAATATACCAACATATCTTACTTTATTTCGAGTTGTTGTGGCGCCATTGTTTACAATTCTGTTTTATTTACCCATGAGTTGGGCACCGATGGTGTGCACTGTTACATTTTTTGTTGCAGCTGTCACAGATTGGTTTGATGGATTTCTAGCTCGTCGTTGGAAACAAACTACTAGTTTTGGTAAATTTTTAGATCCGGTAGCAGATAAAGTGATGATAATTGCAGCGCTTATTTTAATAGCTGAGCATTTTCATGTATGGTGGATTACATTACCAGCTTCTAGTATAATTATTCGTGAAATTATTATATTAGCATTACGTGAATGGGTGGCTGGAATTGGTAGTAGTAATGGAATTGAAGTGTCTTGGATTAGTAAAATTAAAACATGTATACAAATGTTAGCCTTGACCGCATTACTGTGGAGTCCTTATGAATGGATAGTAATTACAGGCATTATTGCATTATATATTTCGGTGTTATTAGCTTTTTGGTCCATGTGCGCTTATTTATATTATGCGTGGCATAACTTATGTAGTTGTTAA